A single Cottoperca gobio chromosome 7, fCotGob3.1, whole genome shotgun sequence DNA region contains:
- the brpf1 gene encoding peregrin isoform X3 — MGLDFDVKTFCHNLRATKPPYECPVETCRKVYKSYSGIEYHLYHYDHDNPTPAQAVPQKKRKGRPPRASLAGSGDTDDGGGNGGGGLGHGGNTPGSPNQSDHSHSPGRETMTYAQAQRMVELDFQGRIHRISIFENIDVVSEEDSDAEDAPPSGTGGSGGGVCNGSDGGAGGSEVGGSGKDRPDIPSSNGGKSTPKSGKHKSKEKKKDGSSHHHSAQSGPAVKLPEAVFRELDQERPEAPPRPSSYYRYIDKSVEELDEEVEYDIDEEDYIWLDIMNDKRRRDGVTPIPQEVFEYLMDRLEKESYFESHNKADPSTLIDEDAVCCICNDGECQNSNVILFCDMCNLAVHQECYGVPYIPEGQWLCRRCLQSPSRAVDCALCPNKGGAFKQTDDARWAHVVCALWIPEVCFANTVFLEPIDSIEHIPPARWKLTCYICKQRGSGACIQCHKANCYTAFHVTCAQQAGLYMKMEPVRETGANGTSFSVRKTAYCDIHTPPGSARPLGGVGGASMGSSHSEGELEEDDEPSICHDDDSKGWSSERAKRAKAKSRLKMKRARKILAERRAAAPVVSVPCIPPHRLSKITSNLTVPRKSQFMQRLHSYWTLKRQSRNGVPLLRRLQTHLQSQRHIEPLPPEPPTQLSPVTCEIVLQRDSDEKQSALKEQLKAWQRLRHDLERARLLVELIRKREKLKRETIKVQQMALEMQLTPFLVLLRSTLEQLQERDINNFFTEPVPLAEVPDYLDHIDTPMDFQTMWNLLESHRYLTFEAFESDFGLIVNNCLKYNAKDTVFYRAALRLREMGGSVIRTARRHAERIGFDYEAGIHLPREPSPDSQRDQDRDRDRERERERERERERERERERDRDRDRDRDRDRDRDRDRDRDRDRDRDRERDRDRERERERERERDRPLSSNEDEVLLPENRRRLPLEEQLHYLEVRLDEVSSGKHSIGQSRRAKALRKEISVTKRKLAHQREGGSGMGGRESVGGDRGPSLPHHPSSSGHHDEGGESSSQEIGGKDMSVSSSALAPEVGRRTSVLFSKKNQKMAGPPKRPGRPPKNRDAGYAAGLSQSPIGPPQLPLLSPSRPRKRPRSPRSSSSSDSDSDNDDLLPGLPSNGFNGGNQPVTESFRVYRSDSRLPRSSSDSESTTSSSSSAASDRTSTTPSKQGRGKASFSRSAFQEDSSEETSGTENDSYSVGGSRPVSHSLDLVWAKCRGYPSYPALIIDPKMPREGVFHRGVPIPVPPLDVLKLGEQMTQEAREHLFLVLFFDNKRTWQWLPRSKLVPLGVDQELDKEKMLEGRKSNIRKSVQVAYHRAMQHRSKVQGDPSSETSDSD; from the exons ATGGGGCTGGACTTTGATGTAAAGACGTTCTGTCACAATCTGCGGGCCACCAAGCCCCCTTATGAGTGCCCTGTGGAGACTTGCCGTAAGGTCTACAAGAGCTACAGTGGCATTGAGTATCACCTGTACCACTATGACCATGACAACCCAACTCCTGCACAGGCTGTGCcccagaagaagagaaagggaCGTCCTCCCCGTGCTTCATTGGCCGGGTCAGGGGATACGGACGATGGTGGAGGTAATGGCGGTGGAGGACTGGGCCACGGGGGGAACACACCGGGTAGCCCCAACCAGTCAGACCACTCTCACTCCCCGGGCAGAGAAACAATGACCTATGCCCAAGCACAGCGCATGGTGGAGCTGGACTTTCAAGGACGCATCCACCGCATTAGCATCTTTGAGAACATTGACGTGGTGTCAGAGGAAGACAGTGATGCGGAGGATGCTCCACCATCTGGCACAGGTGGTAGTGGCGGAGGGGTGTGTAACGGTAGCGATGGTGGCGCTGGAGGCAGCGAGGTAGGAGGTAGTGGTAAGGATCGGCCAGATATCCCGTCCTCTAATGGGGGCAAATCCACCCCAAAGTCTGGGAAGCATAAgagtaaagaaaagaagaaggacgGCTCATCTCATCATCACAGCGCTCAGTCCGGCCCTGCAGTCAAGCTCCCAGAGGCGGTGTTCAGAGAGCTGGACCAAGAGAGACCTGAAGCCCCTCCTCGACCGTCGTCTTACTACAG GTACATTGACAAGTCTGTGGAGGAGCTGGATGAAGAGGTAGAGTATGACATTGATGAGGAAGACTACATTTGGCTCGACATCATGAACGACAAGCGGCGGCGTGACGGAGTGACTCCCATTCCTCAGGAGGTCTTTGAGTATCTCATGGACCGCTTAGAGAAGGAGTCTTATTTTGAGAGCCACAACAAG GCTGACCCCAGCACCCTAATCGATGAAGATGCTGTCTGCTGCATCTGTAACGATGGAGAATGTCAGAACAGCAACGTGATCCTGTTCTGCGACATGTGTAACCTGGCCGTGCACCAAGAGTGCTACGGTGTTCCCTACATCCCAGAGGGCCAGTGGTTGTGTCGTCGCTGCTTGCAGTCGCCGAGTAGAGCTGTGGATTGTGCTCTCTGTCCAAACAAGGGAGGCGCTTTCAAACAGACTGACGATGCACGCTGGGCACATGTAGTGTGTGCCCTCTGGATTCCAGAG GTCTGCTTTGCCAACACGGTCTTTCTGGAGCCGATCGACAGTATTGAGCACATTCCTCCTGCACGCTGGAAGCTCACCTGCTACATCTGCAAGCAGCGGGGTTCAGGCGCCTGCATCCAGTGTCACAAAGCAAACTGTTACACAGCCTTCCACGTCACCTGTGCCCAGCAGGCGGGCCTCTATATGAAAATGGAGCCTGTCAGAGAGACTGGGGCCAACGGCACCTCTTTCAGCGTCCGCAAGACGGCTTACTGTGACATCCACACGCCCCCAGGATCAGCGCGACCTTTGGGAGGAGTAGGTGGCGCCAGCATGGGTTCGTCCCACAGTGaaggagagctggaggaggatgaCGAACCCAGCATTTGCCATGATGATGACTCCAAGGGCTGGAGCTCTGAGCGAGCCAAGAGGGCGAAGGCCAAGTCCAGGCTGAAGATGAAAAGAGCGAGGAAGATCTTAGCTGAGAGGAGAGCTGCTGCGCCAGTAGTGTCTGTGCCCTGCATACCTCCCCATAG gctGAGCAAAATCACCAGTAACTTGACGGTACCCAGGAAGAGCCAGTTCATGCAGCGACTTCACAGCTACTGGACCCTGAAGAGGCAAAGTCGTAACGGCGTACCTCTGCTGCGCCGGCTACAAACCCACCTGCAGTCCCAACGACATATAGAGCCACTCCCACCCGAACCTCCAACACAACTCTCCCCTGTGACTTGtgaaatt GTGTTGCAGAGGGACAGCGACGAGAAACAATCGGCTCTAAAGGAGCAGCTGAAGGCATGGCAGAGACTGAGACACGACCTGGAGAGAGCCCGGCTACTGGTGGAGCTCATACGCAAGAGGGAAAAACTCAAAAGGGAGACG aTCAAAGTGCAGCAGATGGCGCTGGAGATGCAGCTGACTCCTTTCCTGGTGCTGTTGAGGAGCACGTTGGAGCAGTTACAGGAAAGAGACATTAACAACTTTTTCACTGAGCCTGTACCGCTGGCAGAg GTGCCAGACTACCTGGACCACATCGACACACCGATGGACTTCCAGACCATGTGGAACTTGCTGGAGTCCCATCGCTACCTCACTTTTGAGGCCTTTGAGTCTGACTTTGGCCTCATCGTCAACAACTGCCTCAAGTACAACGCCAAGGACACAGTCTTCTACCGCGCCGCCCTGCGGCTCAGAGAGATGGGCGGGTCCGTCATAAGAACCGCCAGGCGCCACGCCGAAAGGATAGGCTTTGACTATGAGGCTGGCATACACCTCCCCCGAGAGCCGAGCCCAGACAGTCAGCGTGAccaagacagagacagagacagagagagggaacggGAACGAGAGCGGGAACGAGAACGGGAACGAGAACGGGAGCGAGACAGAGACCGAGACAGAGACCGAGACAGAGACCGAGACAGAGACCGAGACCGAGACCGAGAccgagacagagatagagatagagaacgAGACAGAGATCGAGAACGAGAACGAGAACGAGAACGAGAACGAGACCGGCCATTGTCGTCTAATGAAGATG AGGTGCTCCTGCCAGAGAACAGGCGACGGCTGCCACTGGAAGAGCAGCTGCATTACCTGGAGGTGCGTCTCGATGAGGTCAGCTCGGGGAAGCACAGCATTGGTCAGTCTCGCAGAGCCAAAGCTCTGAGAAAGGAGATCAGTGTCACAAAGAGGAAGCTCGCGCACCAGCGGGAGGGGGGCTCTGGTATGGGGGGTCGGGAGTCTGTGGGAGGAGACCGGGGTCCTTCCCTGCCCCATCACCCATCCTCTTCAGGACACCACGATGAAGGGGGGGAAAGCAGCAGCCAGGAGATTGGTGGAAAAG ATATGAGTGTGTCCTCATCTGCCCTGGCTCCAGAGGTGGGCCGTCGGACGTCTGTCCTCTTCTCCAAGAAGAACCAAAAAATGGCTGGACCCCCCAAAAGGCCGGGACGCCCCCCCAAGAACCGGGACGCTGGCTACGCTGCGGGGTTGAGCCAAAGCCCCATCGGTCCCCCTCAGCTGCCCCTGCTGTCGCCGAGCAGGCCGAGGAAAAGGCCCCGCAGCCCCcgcagcagctccagctctgACAGCGACAGTGACAACGACGACCTGCTGCCAG GTTTGCCAAGTAACGGTTTCAATGGAGGAAACCAGCCAGTAACGGAGAGCTTCCGTGTGTACAGAAGTGATTCTCGTCTCCCTCGTTCCAGCTCAGACTCTGAGTCTAcgaccagcagcagcagcagtgcagctTCTGACAGGACCAG tACGACCCCGTCGAAGCAGGGCAGAGGGAAGGCGTCGTTCTCTCGCTCCGCCTTCCAGGAGGACAGCAGCGAGGAGACGTCGGGCACTGAAAATGATTCCTACTCAGTCGGAGGATCGCGGCCCGTTTCGCATT CTTTGGATCTGGTGTGGGCCAAGTGCAGAGGCTATCCTTCTTATCCTGCTCTG ATAATTGACCCGAAGATGCCCAGGGAGGGAGTGTTCCACCGGGGAGTCCCGATCCCTGTCCCCCCTTTGGATGTGCTGAAACTAGGGGAGCAAATGACCCAGGAGGCCAGGGAGCACCTGTTCCTGGTCCTCTTCTTTGACAACAAGAGAACTTG GCAGTGGCTGCCGCGCTCTAAGCTGGTGCCGCTTGGCGTGGACCAGGAGCTGGACAAGGAGAAAATGCTGGAGGGCAGGAAATCTAACATCCGCAAGTCAGTGCAGGTGGCCTACCACCGAGCCATGCAGCATCGCAGCAAGGTGCAGGGAGACCCCAGCAGCGAGACCAGTGACAGTGACTGA
- the brpf1 gene encoding peregrin isoform X1 → MGLDFDVKTFCHNLRATKPPYECPVETCRKVYKSYSGIEYHLYHYDHDNPTPAQAVPQKKRKGRPPRASLAGSGDTDDGGGNGGGGLGHGGNTPGSPNQSDHSHSPGRETMTYAQAQRMVELDFQGRIHRISIFENIDVVSEEDSDAEDAPPSGTGGSGGGVCNGSDGGAGGSEVGGSGKDRPDIPSSNGGKSTPKSGKHKSKEKKKDGSSHHHSAQSGPAVKLPEAVFRELDQERPEAPPRPSSYYRYIDKSVEELDEEVEYDIDEEDYIWLDIMNDKRRRDGVTPIPQEVFEYLMDRLEKESYFESHNKADPSTLIDEDAVCCICNDGECQNSNVILFCDMCNLAVHQECYGVPYIPEGQWLCRRCLQSPSRAVDCALCPNKGGAFKQTDDARWAHVVCALWIPEVCFANTVFLEPIDSIEHIPPARWKLTCYICKQRGSGACIQCHKANCYTAFHVTCAQQAGLYMKMEPVRETGANGTSFSVRKTAYCDIHTPPGSARPLGGVGGASMGSSHSEGELEEDDEPSICHDDDSKGWSSERAKRAKAKSRLKMKRARKILAERRAAAPVVSVPCIPPHRLSKITSNLTVPRKSQFMQRLHSYWTLKRQSRNGVPLLRRLQTHLQSQRHIEPLPPEPPTQLSPVTCEIVLQRDSDEKQSALKEQLKAWQRLRHDLERARLLVELIRKREKLKRETIKVQQMALEMQLTPFLVLLRSTLEQLQERDINNFFTEPVPLAEVPDYLDHIDTPMDFQTMWNLLESHRYLTFEAFESDFGLIVNNCLKYNAKDTVFYRAALRLREMGGSVIRTARRHAERIGFDYEAGIHLPREPSPDSQRDQDRDRDRERERERERERERERERERDRDRDRDRDRDRDRDRDRDRDRDRDRDRERDRDRERERERERERDRPLSSNEDEVLLPENRRRLPLEEQLHYLEVRLDEVSSGKHSIGQSRRAKALRKEISVTKRKLAHQREGGSGMGGRESVGGDRGPSLPHHPSSSGHHDEGGESSSQEIGGKDMSVSSSALAPEVGRRTSVLFSKKNQKMAGPPKRPGRPPKNRDAGYAAGLSQSPIGPPQLPLLSPSRPRKRPRSPRSSSSSDSDSDNDDLLPGLPSNGFNGGNQPVTESFRVYRSDSRLPRSSSDSESTTSSSSSAASDRTSTTPSKQGRGKASFSRSAFQEDSSEETSGTENDSYSVGGSRPVSHLVRGRAKSGCWMTSDDYSSLEALDLVWAKCRGYPSYPALIIDPKMPREGVFHRGVPIPVPPLDVLKLGEQMTQEAREHLFLVLFFDNKRTWQWLPRSKLVPLGVDQELDKEKMLEGRKSNIRKSVQVAYHRAMQHRSKVQGDPSSETSDSD, encoded by the exons ATGGGGCTGGACTTTGATGTAAAGACGTTCTGTCACAATCTGCGGGCCACCAAGCCCCCTTATGAGTGCCCTGTGGAGACTTGCCGTAAGGTCTACAAGAGCTACAGTGGCATTGAGTATCACCTGTACCACTATGACCATGACAACCCAACTCCTGCACAGGCTGTGCcccagaagaagagaaagggaCGTCCTCCCCGTGCTTCATTGGCCGGGTCAGGGGATACGGACGATGGTGGAGGTAATGGCGGTGGAGGACTGGGCCACGGGGGGAACACACCGGGTAGCCCCAACCAGTCAGACCACTCTCACTCCCCGGGCAGAGAAACAATGACCTATGCCCAAGCACAGCGCATGGTGGAGCTGGACTTTCAAGGACGCATCCACCGCATTAGCATCTTTGAGAACATTGACGTGGTGTCAGAGGAAGACAGTGATGCGGAGGATGCTCCACCATCTGGCACAGGTGGTAGTGGCGGAGGGGTGTGTAACGGTAGCGATGGTGGCGCTGGAGGCAGCGAGGTAGGAGGTAGTGGTAAGGATCGGCCAGATATCCCGTCCTCTAATGGGGGCAAATCCACCCCAAAGTCTGGGAAGCATAAgagtaaagaaaagaagaaggacgGCTCATCTCATCATCACAGCGCTCAGTCCGGCCCTGCAGTCAAGCTCCCAGAGGCGGTGTTCAGAGAGCTGGACCAAGAGAGACCTGAAGCCCCTCCTCGACCGTCGTCTTACTACAG GTACATTGACAAGTCTGTGGAGGAGCTGGATGAAGAGGTAGAGTATGACATTGATGAGGAAGACTACATTTGGCTCGACATCATGAACGACAAGCGGCGGCGTGACGGAGTGACTCCCATTCCTCAGGAGGTCTTTGAGTATCTCATGGACCGCTTAGAGAAGGAGTCTTATTTTGAGAGCCACAACAAG GCTGACCCCAGCACCCTAATCGATGAAGATGCTGTCTGCTGCATCTGTAACGATGGAGAATGTCAGAACAGCAACGTGATCCTGTTCTGCGACATGTGTAACCTGGCCGTGCACCAAGAGTGCTACGGTGTTCCCTACATCCCAGAGGGCCAGTGGTTGTGTCGTCGCTGCTTGCAGTCGCCGAGTAGAGCTGTGGATTGTGCTCTCTGTCCAAACAAGGGAGGCGCTTTCAAACAGACTGACGATGCACGCTGGGCACATGTAGTGTGTGCCCTCTGGATTCCAGAG GTCTGCTTTGCCAACACGGTCTTTCTGGAGCCGATCGACAGTATTGAGCACATTCCTCCTGCACGCTGGAAGCTCACCTGCTACATCTGCAAGCAGCGGGGTTCAGGCGCCTGCATCCAGTGTCACAAAGCAAACTGTTACACAGCCTTCCACGTCACCTGTGCCCAGCAGGCGGGCCTCTATATGAAAATGGAGCCTGTCAGAGAGACTGGGGCCAACGGCACCTCTTTCAGCGTCCGCAAGACGGCTTACTGTGACATCCACACGCCCCCAGGATCAGCGCGACCTTTGGGAGGAGTAGGTGGCGCCAGCATGGGTTCGTCCCACAGTGaaggagagctggaggaggatgaCGAACCCAGCATTTGCCATGATGATGACTCCAAGGGCTGGAGCTCTGAGCGAGCCAAGAGGGCGAAGGCCAAGTCCAGGCTGAAGATGAAAAGAGCGAGGAAGATCTTAGCTGAGAGGAGAGCTGCTGCGCCAGTAGTGTCTGTGCCCTGCATACCTCCCCATAG gctGAGCAAAATCACCAGTAACTTGACGGTACCCAGGAAGAGCCAGTTCATGCAGCGACTTCACAGCTACTGGACCCTGAAGAGGCAAAGTCGTAACGGCGTACCTCTGCTGCGCCGGCTACAAACCCACCTGCAGTCCCAACGACATATAGAGCCACTCCCACCCGAACCTCCAACACAACTCTCCCCTGTGACTTGtgaaatt GTGTTGCAGAGGGACAGCGACGAGAAACAATCGGCTCTAAAGGAGCAGCTGAAGGCATGGCAGAGACTGAGACACGACCTGGAGAGAGCCCGGCTACTGGTGGAGCTCATACGCAAGAGGGAAAAACTCAAAAGGGAGACG aTCAAAGTGCAGCAGATGGCGCTGGAGATGCAGCTGACTCCTTTCCTGGTGCTGTTGAGGAGCACGTTGGAGCAGTTACAGGAAAGAGACATTAACAACTTTTTCACTGAGCCTGTACCGCTGGCAGAg GTGCCAGACTACCTGGACCACATCGACACACCGATGGACTTCCAGACCATGTGGAACTTGCTGGAGTCCCATCGCTACCTCACTTTTGAGGCCTTTGAGTCTGACTTTGGCCTCATCGTCAACAACTGCCTCAAGTACAACGCCAAGGACACAGTCTTCTACCGCGCCGCCCTGCGGCTCAGAGAGATGGGCGGGTCCGTCATAAGAACCGCCAGGCGCCACGCCGAAAGGATAGGCTTTGACTATGAGGCTGGCATACACCTCCCCCGAGAGCCGAGCCCAGACAGTCAGCGTGAccaagacagagacagagacagagagagggaacggGAACGAGAGCGGGAACGAGAACGGGAACGAGAACGGGAGCGAGACAGAGACCGAGACAGAGACCGAGACAGAGACCGAGACAGAGACCGAGACCGAGACCGAGAccgagacagagatagagatagagaacgAGACAGAGATCGAGAACGAGAACGAGAACGAGAACGAGAACGAGACCGGCCATTGTCGTCTAATGAAGATG AGGTGCTCCTGCCAGAGAACAGGCGACGGCTGCCACTGGAAGAGCAGCTGCATTACCTGGAGGTGCGTCTCGATGAGGTCAGCTCGGGGAAGCACAGCATTGGTCAGTCTCGCAGAGCCAAAGCTCTGAGAAAGGAGATCAGTGTCACAAAGAGGAAGCTCGCGCACCAGCGGGAGGGGGGCTCTGGTATGGGGGGTCGGGAGTCTGTGGGAGGAGACCGGGGTCCTTCCCTGCCCCATCACCCATCCTCTTCAGGACACCACGATGAAGGGGGGGAAAGCAGCAGCCAGGAGATTGGTGGAAAAG ATATGAGTGTGTCCTCATCTGCCCTGGCTCCAGAGGTGGGCCGTCGGACGTCTGTCCTCTTCTCCAAGAAGAACCAAAAAATGGCTGGACCCCCCAAAAGGCCGGGACGCCCCCCCAAGAACCGGGACGCTGGCTACGCTGCGGGGTTGAGCCAAAGCCCCATCGGTCCCCCTCAGCTGCCCCTGCTGTCGCCGAGCAGGCCGAGGAAAAGGCCCCGCAGCCCCcgcagcagctccagctctgACAGCGACAGTGACAACGACGACCTGCTGCCAG GTTTGCCAAGTAACGGTTTCAATGGAGGAAACCAGCCAGTAACGGAGAGCTTCCGTGTGTACAGAAGTGATTCTCGTCTCCCTCGTTCCAGCTCAGACTCTGAGTCTAcgaccagcagcagcagcagtgcagctTCTGACAGGACCAG tACGACCCCGTCGAAGCAGGGCAGAGGGAAGGCGTCGTTCTCTCGCTCCGCCTTCCAGGAGGACAGCAGCGAGGAGACGTCGGGCACTGAAAATGATTCCTACTCAGTCGGAGGATCGCGGCCCGTTTCGCATT TGGTGCGGGGTCGTGCAAAGTCAGGATGCTGGATGACTTCTGATGATTATTCTTCTCTTGAAGCTTTGGATCTGGTGTGGGCCAAGTGCAGAGGCTATCCTTCTTATCCTGCTCTG ATAATTGACCCGAAGATGCCCAGGGAGGGAGTGTTCCACCGGGGAGTCCCGATCCCTGTCCCCCCTTTGGATGTGCTGAAACTAGGGGAGCAAATGACCCAGGAGGCCAGGGAGCACCTGTTCCTGGTCCTCTTCTTTGACAACAAGAGAACTTG GCAGTGGCTGCCGCGCTCTAAGCTGGTGCCGCTTGGCGTGGACCAGGAGCTGGACAAGGAGAAAATGCTGGAGGGCAGGAAATCTAACATCCGCAAGTCAGTGCAGGTGGCCTACCACCGAGCCATGCAGCATCGCAGCAAGGTGCAGGGAGACCCCAGCAGCGAGACCAGTGACAGTGACTGA